A window from Microbacterium ginsengiterrae encodes these proteins:
- a CDS encoding alpha-1,4-glucan--maltose-1-phosphate maltosyltransferase has product MAPDGFAPKGFVGEVVPFTVVAFREGHDRIGVHVRLTAPDGTVSLHRLAPLADGTDRWTAEIALDALGTWHYRFEAFADDHATWAHAATVKTAAGVDIELSAALGRELFTRAAEDTSRPRAERTALVHAATRLQDADAATTAEIAVDPALAEIFVRRPIMSLSSQTASYAIVVERTTAAVGAWYEFFPRSEGARRLKDGTLRSGTFRTAAKSLPRVADMGFDVLYLPPIHPIGRTHRKGPNNTLDAGPADPGSPWAIGAAEGGHDAVHPDLGALADFRFFVREARKIGIEVAIDLALQASPDHPWVAEHPEWFTALPDGAIAYAENPPKKYQDIYPLNFDRDPEGLRAEILRIVMHWIAQGVKIFRVDNPHTKPLQFWEWLIAEVTAAEPDAVFLAEAFTRPAPLRALAAVGFQQSYTYFTWRNTKRELEEFLSALATETADYLRPNLFVNTPDILTEYLQFGGRAAYKIRAAIAATAAPTYGVYAGYELFENVARPGSEENIDNEKYEYKIRDFAGAEAAGDSLAPYLRRLNEIRRAHPALRQLRNLAVHWSDDDGILVYSKHLDGAFTDTGASDTVIVVANVDPHSVRETTVHLDTRVWGVEPGDAFEVEDLISGAVWTWTDHDYVRLDAFSEPVHILHVRSRA; this is encoded by the coding sequence ATCGCCCCTGACGGGTTCGCTCCGAAGGGGTTCGTCGGCGAGGTCGTCCCGTTCACCGTCGTCGCCTTCCGGGAAGGGCACGACCGCATCGGAGTGCATGTGCGCCTGACGGCGCCTGACGGCACGGTCTCGCTGCATCGCCTCGCGCCGCTCGCCGACGGCACCGATCGATGGACGGCCGAGATCGCACTGGATGCACTGGGCACATGGCACTACCGGTTCGAGGCGTTCGCCGACGACCACGCGACCTGGGCGCACGCCGCGACGGTGAAGACCGCCGCCGGAGTCGACATCGAACTCTCGGCGGCGCTCGGGCGCGAACTGTTCACACGTGCCGCCGAGGACACGTCCCGTCCGCGCGCGGAGCGCACCGCGCTCGTTCACGCCGCCACTCGCTTGCAGGATGCCGATGCGGCGACGACCGCCGAGATCGCGGTCGATCCCGCGCTCGCGGAGATCTTCGTTCGACGGCCGATCATGTCGCTGTCCTCGCAGACGGCCTCATACGCGATCGTGGTGGAGCGCACGACGGCCGCGGTCGGCGCCTGGTACGAGTTCTTCCCACGGTCGGAGGGGGCACGGCGACTCAAGGACGGCACGCTCAGGAGCGGGACCTTCCGCACCGCGGCGAAGAGTCTGCCGCGCGTGGCGGACATGGGATTCGACGTGCTCTACCTGCCCCCGATCCATCCGATCGGGCGCACCCACCGCAAGGGCCCGAACAACACCCTCGATGCCGGCCCCGCCGACCCCGGTTCCCCGTGGGCCATCGGCGCCGCCGAGGGCGGTCACGACGCCGTGCACCCCGACCTCGGCGCACTCGCTGACTTCCGCTTCTTCGTGCGGGAGGCGCGCAAGATCGGGATCGAGGTCGCGATCGACCTCGCTCTGCAGGCGTCCCCGGACCACCCGTGGGTCGCTGAGCATCCCGAATGGTTCACTGCGCTTCCGGACGGCGCGATCGCCTATGCGGAGAATCCGCCGAAAAAGTATCAGGACATCTACCCGCTGAACTTCGATCGCGACCCTGAGGGCCTGCGCGCCGAGATCCTCCGGATCGTCATGCACTGGATCGCGCAGGGCGTCAAGATCTTCCGTGTCGACAACCCGCACACCAAGCCGTTGCAGTTCTGGGAGTGGTTGATCGCCGAGGTGACGGCGGCGGAGCCGGACGCGGTCTTCCTCGCCGAGGCGTTCACGCGCCCAGCTCCCCTCCGCGCCCTCGCCGCCGTCGGCTTCCAGCAGAGCTACACCTACTTCACCTGGCGCAACACCAAACGCGAGCTCGAGGAGTTCCTCTCCGCACTCGCGACCGAGACGGCGGACTACCTCCGTCCGAACCTCTTCGTCAACACTCCCGACATCCTCACCGAGTACCTGCAGTTCGGTGGCAGGGCCGCGTACAAGATCCGCGCCGCGATCGCCGCCACGGCGGCCCCGACCTACGGCGTCTATGCGGGCTACGAACTGTTCGAGAACGTCGCGCGCCCAGGGTCGGAGGAGAACATCGACAACGAGAAGTACGAGTACAAGATCCGCGACTTCGCCGGGGCCGAGGCCGCGGGCGATTCCCTCGCTCCGTACCTGCGCCGACTGAACGAGATCCGCCGCGCACATCCGGCGCTGCGTCAGCTGCGGAACCTCGCCGTGCACTGGAGCGATGACGACGGCATCCTGGTCTACTCCAAGCACCTCGACGGCGCATTCACGGACACCGGTGCATCCGACACCGTCATCGTCGTGGCCAATGTCGACCCGCACTCCGTCCGCGAGACCACGGTGCACCTCGACACGCGGGTCTGGGGCGTCGAACCCGGCGACGCGTTCGAGGTCGAGGATCTCATCTCCGGCGCCGTCTGGACGTGGACCGATCACGACTACGTGCGCCTTGACGCCTTCTCCGAACCGGTCCACATCCTGCACGTGAGGTCACGCGCATGA
- the glgB gene encoding 1,4-alpha-glucan branching protein GlgB — translation MTGERDGAETAMWAAVAAGEHHAPHDVLGPHPSTDAAGRTATTIRARRPLAESVTAVLKNGTRVELIHAADGIWEGTHLGEPVPYRLATVYDGSNERVSGDPYRHLPTVGELDLHLIAEGRHERLWEVLGAHVHLLDGEVGVSFAVWAPNARAVRVVGDHNGWNSEGHSMRSMGSSGVWELFIPGVTPGTLYKFQILTPDGAWILKADPMAQRTQVPPETASVVPFSAYSWKDGAWMTRRAATHAVAQPMSVYEVHLGSWRGGLGYREIADPLIAHVTETGFTHVEFMPLAEHPFGGSWGYQVTGYYAPTARFGTPDDLRHLIDRLHQAGIGVILDWVPGHFPKDEFALARFDGRPLYEHPDPRRGEHQDWGTLIFDYGRPEVRGFLVANALYWFEEFHVDGLRVDAVASMLYLDYSRREGEWEPNVHGGRENLEAIRFLQEVNAAAYRSHPGIVMIAEESTSFPGVTARTDQAGLGFGFKWNMGWMNDSLQYISRDPLHRAHHEGEMTFSFVYAFGENYLLPISHDEVVHGKGSLVSKMPGDHAHKLANVRAYLAYMWGHPGKNLLFMGQEFGQIAEWAEGRPLDWWLLDQPLHAQLQRFVGAMNHVYRSTAPLWERDGDRSRFRRLGAPRWDPSVIAFERRDQHGGRVVVVSNFAGVERPNLELDLPAAGVWDEILNTDASEYGGSGIGNYGRVAAHTPDAGGSPTTRITLAPLATLWLRHRSGGTA, via the coding sequence ATGACCGGGGAACGCGACGGCGCGGAAACTGCGATGTGGGCGGCCGTCGCGGCAGGAGAGCACCACGCCCCGCACGACGTCCTCGGCCCCCACCCGTCCACGGATGCCGCCGGTCGCACCGCCACGACGATCAGGGCCCGCCGACCCCTCGCGGAGAGCGTCACAGCCGTCCTCAAGAACGGGACACGGGTCGAGCTGATTCATGCGGCGGACGGCATATGGGAGGGAACGCACCTCGGGGAACCGGTGCCCTACCGCCTCGCGACGGTCTACGACGGCTCGAACGAACGCGTGTCCGGCGATCCCTACCGGCACCTGCCGACAGTGGGCGAGCTCGACCTCCACCTCATCGCCGAGGGTCGGCACGAGAGACTGTGGGAGGTTCTCGGCGCCCACGTCCATCTTCTGGACGGCGAGGTGGGCGTCTCGTTCGCGGTCTGGGCGCCGAATGCGAGGGCCGTGCGGGTCGTCGGGGATCACAACGGCTGGAACAGTGAAGGTCACAGCATGCGCTCGATGGGATCGAGCGGCGTCTGGGAGCTGTTCATCCCCGGGGTGACTCCGGGAACGCTGTACAAGTTCCAGATCCTCACGCCGGACGGCGCATGGATCCTCAAGGCGGATCCCATGGCCCAGCGGACTCAGGTTCCTCCGGAGACCGCATCGGTCGTCCCGTTCTCCGCGTACAGCTGGAAGGACGGCGCGTGGATGACCCGTCGCGCCGCCACACATGCGGTGGCGCAGCCGATGAGCGTGTACGAGGTGCACCTCGGCTCGTGGCGCGGCGGTCTCGGCTACCGCGAGATCGCCGATCCCCTCATCGCGCACGTCACCGAGACAGGCTTCACGCACGTCGAGTTCATGCCGCTCGCCGAGCACCCGTTCGGCGGCTCATGGGGCTATCAGGTGACCGGCTATTACGCACCGACCGCGCGTTTCGGCACCCCCGACGACCTGCGCCACCTCATCGACCGACTGCATCAGGCCGGCATCGGCGTGATCCTCGACTGGGTGCCCGGCCACTTCCCGAAGGACGAGTTCGCCCTCGCCCGCTTCGACGGCCGTCCGCTCTACGAGCATCCGGATCCGCGGCGGGGCGAGCACCAGGACTGGGGCACCCTCATCTTCGACTACGGTCGGCCGGAGGTGCGCGGCTTCCTCGTCGCGAACGCTCTCTACTGGTTCGAGGAGTTCCATGTGGACGGGTTGCGCGTCGACGCCGTCGCCTCGATGCTCTATCTCGACTACTCGCGCCGTGAGGGCGAGTGGGAGCCGAACGTCCACGGCGGGCGGGAGAACCTCGAAGCGATCCGGTTCCTCCAGGAGGTCAACGCCGCCGCCTACCGCTCACACCCCGGCATCGTGATGATCGCCGAGGAGTCCACGAGCTTCCCCGGCGTCACCGCCCGCACGGATCAGGCCGGTCTCGGCTTCGGGTTCAAATGGAACATGGGCTGGATGAACGACTCTCTCCAGTACATCTCGCGGGACCCGCTGCACCGTGCCCACCACGAGGGCGAGATGACGTTCTCGTTCGTGTACGCATTCGGCGAGAACTACCTGCTGCCCATCAGCCATGACGAGGTCGTGCACGGCAAGGGCAGCCTCGTGTCCAAGATGCCGGGAGATCACGCCCACAAGCTCGCGAACGTCCGGGCCTATCTCGCGTACATGTGGGGCCACCCGGGAAAGAATCTGCTGTTCATGGGGCAGGAGTTCGGCCAGATCGCCGAGTGGGCCGAGGGCCGGCCGCTCGACTGGTGGCTGCTGGACCAGCCGCTCCATGCCCAGTTGCAGCGCTTCGTGGGCGCCATGAACCACGTCTACCGCTCCACGGCGCCATTGTGGGAGCGCGACGGCGACCGCAGCCGCTTCCGGCGTCTGGGCGCACCGCGGTGGGATCCGAGCGTGATCGCGTTCGAACGACGCGATCAGCATGGCGGACGCGTCGTGGTCGTCAGCAACTTCGCCGGCGTCGAGCGCCCCAATCTCGAACTCGATTTACCCGCCGCAGGCGTGTGGGACGAGATCCTCAACACGGACGCCTCCGAATACGGCGGCTCGGGGATCGGCAACTACGGCAGGGTCGCCGCCCACACCCCGGATGCCGGCGGGTCACCGACGACGCGGATCACCCTGGCCCCGCTGGCCACGCTGTGGCTGCGGCACCGGTCCGGCGGAACGGCCTAG
- a CDS encoding tetratricopeptide repeat protein, with amino-acid sequence MTDISPAALRGAVDLSSLRNRPSAPSDAAAPAGAAAGAPSQNGFVVDVTDATFGQVLELSRTVPVVVDLWAEWCGPCKQLSPILEKVTNELGGRILLAKVDVDANPQLAQSFRAQSIPMVVALVAGQPVPMFTGAVPEEQVRQVFDQLLQVAAQNGVTGTLPAGEGQAAEAEEQPQEAPLPPLHAAAFAAIEKGDYAAAIAAYEKALAENPRDDDARAGLGQVRLLDRVQGLDLQEARAAAAARPQDVEAQFAVADLDISGGHVEDAFGRLLDLFAVLPSAERVPVRERLVELFGLIGADDPRVAAARNRLSSLLF; translated from the coding sequence ATGACCGATATCTCTCCTGCCGCACTTCGCGGCGCCGTCGACCTGTCCTCCTTGCGGAACCGCCCCTCCGCGCCGTCGGATGCCGCTGCTCCGGCGGGCGCAGCAGCGGGCGCACCGTCGCAGAACGGCTTCGTCGTGGATGTGACGGACGCGACCTTCGGACAGGTGCTCGAGCTCTCCAGGACTGTCCCGGTCGTCGTCGACCTCTGGGCGGAGTGGTGCGGGCCGTGCAAGCAGCTCAGCCCCATCCTGGAGAAGGTCACGAACGAGCTCGGCGGTCGGATCCTCCTCGCGAAGGTCGACGTCGACGCGAACCCCCAGCTGGCGCAGAGCTTCCGCGCGCAGTCGATCCCGATGGTCGTCGCTCTGGTCGCCGGGCAGCCGGTGCCGATGTTCACTGGCGCCGTTCCCGAGGAGCAGGTGCGGCAGGTGTTCGATCAACTGCTGCAGGTCGCCGCGCAGAACGGCGTGACCGGAACGCTTCCCGCCGGCGAGGGGCAGGCCGCCGAGGCTGAGGAACAGCCGCAGGAGGCACCCCTGCCGCCGTTGCACGCTGCGGCGTTCGCGGCGATCGAGAAGGGCGACTACGCCGCGGCGATCGCCGCGTACGAGAAGGCCCTCGCCGAGAACCCGCGCGATGATGACGCGCGTGCCGGTCTCGGCCAGGTGCGTCTGCTCGATCGCGTGCAGGGGCTCGACCTCCAGGAGGCGCGGGCAGCCGCGGCCGCGCGGCCTCAGGACGTCGAGGCGCAGTTCGCCGTCGCCGATCTTGACATCTCCGGCGGGCACGTCGAGGACGCCTTCGGTCGTCTGCTCGACCTGTTCGCCGTTCTCCCGTCCGCGGAGCGAGTCCCGGTGCGAGAGCGGCTCGTCGAGCTGTTCGGCCTCATCGGTGCCGACGACCCGCGGGTGGCGGCTGCGCGGAATCGTCTCTCGTCGTTGCTGTTCTAG
- a CDS encoding glycosyl transferase — MRFVWAVVAFVLATLLIGAGIAQRTIFMGPSVQQMELSVEEPTPFVLVDGAVLRENPGQQTLLIRDEGDIFAAYGRTADMQAWLADASYTAIDLDDEGAPVSTVVEPTVVAGEEDGADADAADGSTDADAEEPGRNPEGSDLWLDSFVEQDQMITDMQLPEGMSVLIAKDGTEPAPSDIVVSWPLNTSTPWVGPLITAGGAVLLFGLVMYVLAIRHQRRGRGPRRKGPGPLPATEPIDLAVDSATIREALPPKEEQDPAATEPETPESAEEPTVQKPEKTERRAAPMRRRLLVLPALGLAGLLFAGCSSDSWPQFGEATPTPTPTPTVITPENQKPPAVTEAQASRILQDISATLEEADAAMDIDLAATRLEGLALDARKTDYALRKSLTDRPLPAVIPTDAIEVLLPQATDAWPRTVLVLSKSKSDDTAPPVILTMTQADPWSDYKVTDIAEMQASTEVPQLAPAWLGTSVITENAAAFLTLAPDEIAAAFADVVDSGEESEYYSAFDPVTIALAESIISSRDAVTQALVDNGAAETSSASFDIEPTDQPPVALATLDSGAIVAVSLVDSESITPTSDDAVIRFGDNAEAKTLTGAEEASKGVVTTYGLQLFFSVPSQGSTEQIRLLAVHQDILNVEVIK, encoded by the coding sequence GTGCGTTTCGTGTGGGCCGTCGTGGCCTTCGTCCTGGCCACGCTTCTCATCGGAGCAGGCATCGCTCAGCGAACCATCTTCATGGGCCCTTCCGTCCAGCAGATGGAGCTGAGCGTCGAAGAGCCGACACCGTTCGTGCTCGTCGACGGTGCCGTCCTGCGTGAGAACCCCGGCCAGCAGACGCTGCTCATCCGAGACGAGGGCGACATCTTCGCCGCGTACGGACGCACCGCTGACATGCAGGCATGGCTCGCCGACGCGTCGTACACCGCAATCGATCTCGACGACGAGGGTGCGCCGGTCAGCACGGTCGTCGAGCCGACGGTCGTCGCCGGCGAGGAGGACGGGGCCGACGCGGACGCGGCGGACGGATCGACGGATGCCGATGCCGAGGAGCCGGGTCGTAACCCGGAAGGCTCCGACCTGTGGTTGGACTCGTTCGTCGAGCAGGATCAGATGATCACCGACATGCAGCTTCCCGAGGGCATGAGCGTGCTCATCGCAAAGGACGGGACGGAGCCCGCTCCGTCCGACATCGTCGTGTCCTGGCCCCTGAACACTTCCACCCCGTGGGTCGGACCGCTCATCACCGCCGGCGGGGCCGTGTTGCTGTTCGGTCTGGTCATGTACGTCCTCGCCATCCGCCATCAGCGGCGCGGCCGTGGTCCGCGCCGTAAGGGCCCAGGGCCGCTGCCCGCGACGGAGCCCATCGACCTGGCGGTCGACTCAGCGACGATCCGCGAGGCTCTCCCGCCGAAGGAGGAGCAGGACCCGGCCGCAACGGAACCGGAGACGCCGGAGTCCGCTGAGGAGCCGACGGTGCAGAAACCCGAGAAGACCGAGCGCCGCGCCGCGCCGATGCGCCGCAGACTGCTCGTGCTGCCCGCACTCGGCCTGGCCGGGCTGCTCTTCGCCGGGTGTTCCAGCGACTCCTGGCCGCAGTTCGGCGAGGCGACCCCCACTCCGACGCCCACCCCCACCGTCATCACCCCGGAGAACCAGAAGCCTCCGGCAGTCACGGAGGCGCAGGCCTCTCGCATCCTGCAGGACATCTCGGCGACGCTGGAGGAGGCGGACGCCGCGATGGACATCGACCTGGCCGCGACCCGCCTCGAGGGTCTCGCTCTCGATGCCCGGAAGACCGATTACGCGTTGCGCAAGTCGCTCACCGATCGGCCGCTGCCCGCGGTGATCCCCACCGATGCGATCGAGGTCCTTCTTCCGCAGGCGACCGATGCCTGGCCGCGCACCGTGCTCGTGCTCAGCAAGAGCAAGAGCGACGACACCGCTCCGCCCGTGATCCTCACGATGACCCAGGCGGACCCGTGGTCCGACTACAAGGTGACCGACATCGCCGAGATGCAGGCCTCGACCGAGGTGCCGCAACTCGCGCCCGCGTGGCTCGGCACGAGCGTGATCACCGAGAACGCCGCAGCCTTCCTCACCCTCGCGCCTGATGAGATCGCGGCCGCGTTCGCGGACGTCGTCGATTCCGGCGAGGAGAGCGAGTACTACTCGGCGTTCGACCCGGTCACCATCGCCCTCGCCGAATCGATCATCTCCAGTCGGGATGCCGTCACCCAGGCACTCGTCGACAACGGTGCGGCGGAGACCTCGTCGGCTTCGTTCGACATCGAGCCGACCGACCAGCCTCCGGTCGCGTTGGCGACCCTGGACAGCGGCGCCATCGTGGCGGTGTCGCTGGTCGACAGCGAGTCGATCACGCCGACATCGGATGACGCCGTGATCCGGTTCGGCGACAACGCCGAGGCGAAGACGTTGACGGGCGCCGAAGAGGCATCGAAGGGCGTCGTCACCACCTACGGTCTGCAGCTGTTCTTCTCCGTGCCCAGCCAGGGGTCGACGGAGCAGATCCGCCTGCTCGCCGTGCACCAGGACATTCTGAACGTGGAAGTGATCAAATGA
- a CDS encoding AI-2E family transporter, with translation MKLHNPFRTALVATLGVGLGILLIGSIESLSTVLLYVGTALFISLGLDPVISFLERRRLPRWLAVVITLILVLGLFAGIVLIVLPVIVAQITQLIEQLLELISRPTFLSDVEEWVTGLFPNLDIERVLAESQEWIIANVGDITGSVINASVNIVTGLFGAFIVLILTIYLTASTPSLKRSVYQLVPASKRPRFIDLSEQITDSVGYYVMGQVTLGVINGILSAIYLNIIGAPFAAVLAVTAFFFSLIPLVGTLTGSTIIVLVCLIPGLGSPGTALAAGIYYLIYMQVEAYLISPRIMSRAVAVPGAVVVVAALAGGSLLGLLGALIAIPVAASILIIYRQVLIPRMNER, from the coding sequence ATGAAACTCCACAACCCGTTCCGCACCGCGCTGGTGGCGACGCTCGGCGTCGGCCTCGGGATCCTCCTGATCGGAAGCATCGAGTCGCTGTCGACCGTCCTGCTGTACGTGGGCACCGCGCTGTTCATCAGCCTCGGCCTCGATCCGGTCATCTCCTTCCTGGAACGGCGCCGGCTGCCTCGCTGGCTGGCGGTGGTCATCACCCTCATCCTCGTCCTCGGGCTGTTCGCCGGGATCGTGCTGATCGTCCTGCCCGTGATCGTCGCCCAGATCACTCAGCTCATCGAACAGCTCCTCGAACTCATCAGCAGACCCACATTCCTGTCCGACGTCGAGGAGTGGGTCACCGGGCTGTTCCCGAACCTCGACATCGAGCGCGTGCTGGCCGAGAGCCAGGAGTGGATCATCGCCAACGTCGGCGACATCACCGGAAGCGTGATCAACGCCAGCGTCAACATCGTGACCGGCCTGTTCGGCGCATTCATCGTCCTCATCCTGACGATCTACCTCACCGCCTCCACACCTTCGCTGAAGCGCTCGGTGTACCAGCTCGTCCCCGCTTCCAAGCGCCCTCGCTTCATCGACCTCTCCGAGCAGATCACCGACTCGGTCGGTTACTACGTGATGGGACAGGTCACGCTCGGTGTCATCAACGGCATCCTCAGCGCCATCTACCTCAACATCATCGGTGCGCCGTTCGCCGCCGTGCTCGCCGTGACTGCGTTCTTCTTCTCGCTCATCCCCCTGGTCGGGACGCTCACCGGTTCGACGATCATCGTGCTCGTCTGCCTCATCCCGGGTCTCGGTTCCCCGGGTACGGCACTGGCAGCCGGGATCTACTACCTCATCTACATGCAGGTGGAGGCGTACCTGATCTCGCCGCGCATCATGAGCCGAGCCGTGGCCGTACCGGGTGCCGTGGTCGTCGTCGCCGCTCTCGCAGGAGGATCACTGCTCGGACTGCTCGGTGCGCTCATCGCGATCCCCGTCGCCGCGAGCATCCTGATCATCTACCGGCAGGTGCTCATTCCGCGGATGAACGAGCGGTAG
- a CDS encoding alpha/beta hydrolase — translation MEIRGPLELPAHREDIELTTADGLTLVGELAVPEEAEPVATLVTLHPLPTAGGFMDSHILRKSAARLPALADLAVLRFNTRGTTSPRGTSQGQFDGGAAEQFDVAAAMDFVRERGLPRPWLVGWSFGTELALKYGRDHDVEGVILLSPPLHRATDEEVAAWAGDHRRMIALIPEFDDYLRPDAARERFRSVPHLTQIDVEGGKHLWVGESQTRRVLTEIVAAVNPDALPLPTEWPTARSSAE, via the coding sequence ATGGAGATACGCGGACCTCTCGAACTCCCGGCGCACCGGGAGGACATCGAACTGACGACGGCGGACGGACTCACGCTGGTGGGCGAGCTCGCCGTGCCGGAGGAGGCGGAGCCGGTCGCCACCCTCGTCACCCTTCACCCGCTGCCCACCGCCGGCGGATTCATGGATTCGCACATCCTCCGCAAGTCCGCAGCTCGGCTGCCCGCCCTGGCCGACCTCGCCGTCCTGCGCTTCAACACCCGCGGGACCACATCGCCGCGCGGGACGAGCCAGGGCCAGTTCGACGGGGGAGCGGCGGAGCAGTTCGACGTCGCCGCCGCCATGGACTTCGTCAGGGAACGCGGGCTTCCGCGCCCCTGGCTGGTCGGCTGGTCGTTCGGCACCGAGCTCGCTCTGAAGTACGGCAGGGACCACGACGTCGAAGGCGTCATCCTCCTCTCGCCACCGTTGCACAGGGCGACGGACGAGGAGGTCGCCGCCTGGGCCGGGGATCACCGCCGCATGATCGCGCTCATCCCCGAGTTCGACGACTACCTCCGTCCTGATGCGGCACGGGAGAGGTTCCGTTCGGTTCCCCACCTCACACAGATCGACGTCGAGGGCGGCAAACACCTCTGGGTGGGGGAGTCGCAGACGCGGCGGGTCCTCACCGAGATCGTCGCGGCGGTCAACCCCGATGCGCTGCCGCTGCCGACCGAATGGCCTACCGCTCGTTCATCCGCGGAATGA
- a CDS encoding lytic transglycosylase domain-containing protein: protein MTPGTEIEPVGRATAPVTPAGASIVASRRRSAARRRGVSGTLAALGVVALAAAVVAPTGMALAEQPDADIETPFSLAVADTQDLTVTVSGATIEPVARGSFEVYVTPPPEPEPEPEPEVASAEESGSAPSGGGGPIFYTGGGAPAEWMAAAGIASGDWGYVDYIVSKESGWNPNATNSSSGACGLVQALPCSKVPGNGYDPVDNLRWANGYATGRYGSWGAAYDFWITNHWW from the coding sequence GTGACTCCCGGAACCGAGATCGAACCCGTCGGCCGTGCCACCGCTCCGGTGACGCCTGCAGGCGCGTCGATCGTCGCGTCCAGACGGAGGAGCGCTGCCCGTCGTCGTGGCGTGAGCGGAACGCTCGCGGCTCTCGGGGTGGTCGCGTTGGCTGCGGCGGTCGTCGCGCCGACCGGAATGGCTCTGGCCGAGCAGCCGGACGCCGACATCGAGACTCCCTTCTCTCTCGCCGTCGCCGACACGCAGGACCTCACCGTCACGGTGTCCGGCGCGACGATCGAGCCGGTGGCGCGCGGCAGCTTCGAGGTCTACGTGACCCCGCCGCCGGAGCCCGAGCCCGAGCCCGAGCCGGAGGTCGCCTCGGCGGAGGAGTCCGGGTCGGCGCCCTCGGGCGGCGGTGGCCCGATCTTCTACACCGGAGGCGGAGCCCCGGCCGAATGGATGGCTGCGGCAGGGATCGCGTCAGGCGACTGGGGTTACGTCGACTACATCGTCTCCAAGGAGAGCGGGTGGAACCCCAACGCCACCAACAGCTCCTCCGGCGCATGTGGACTCGTGCAGGCTCTTCCGTGCAGCAAGGTCCCGGGCAACGGTTACGACCCGGTCGACAACCTCCGCTGGGCCAACGGTTACGCCACCGGACGCTACGGCAGCTGGGGAGCGGCATACGACTTCTGGATCACCAACCACTGGTGGTAA
- a CDS encoding DivIVA domain-containing protein, producing MTSETVDDAARDEQRPSAFRITMGRERGYHPAAVDTFLAAARESFESDGSLTAYDVRIASFPLIKNGYAVADVDAALGRIEDAFAARQREQVVRSGGVEAWVGDARSKAQEILDHLARSRKHKFARTGFLTFGYRVDEVDHVAGRIVRYLRDGDDLSAEQLRSAAFRMQRGGYREEQVDALLDATIDVILAVR from the coding sequence ATGACCTCCGAAACCGTGGACGACGCGGCGCGAGACGAACAGCGCCCGTCCGCCTTCCGCATCACGATGGGGCGCGAACGCGGGTACCACCCCGCTGCCGTCGACACGTTCCTCGCCGCGGCACGGGAGAGCTTCGAGTCCGACGGGAGCCTGACGGCGTACGACGTGCGCATCGCCTCCTTCCCCCTCATCAAGAACGGTTACGCGGTCGCCGACGTCGATGCGGCGCTCGGTCGGATCGAGGACGCGTTCGCCGCACGGCAGCGGGAGCAGGTCGTCCGCAGCGGGGGCGTCGAGGCGTGGGTCGGCGACGCGCGGTCCAAGGCGCAGGAAATCCTCGATCACCTCGCACGCAGTCGCAAACACAAGTTCGCGCGCACCGGTTTCCTCACCTTCGGGTATCGGGTGGATGAGGTCGACCACGTCGCGGGCCGTATCGTGCGCTACCTGCGCGACGGCGACGACCTCTCGGCCGAACAGCTCCGTTCCGCGGCGTTCCGGATGCAGCGTGGCGGCTATCGCGAGGAGCAGGTCGATGCCCTCCTGGATGCCACGATCGACGTGATCCTGGCCGTGCGTTGA